Proteins encoded within one genomic window of Dyadobacter chenhuakuii:
- a CDS encoding DHA2 family efflux MFS transporter permease subunit, which translates to MELQESLVEYGFRRVIITITAVLCALLEIVDTTIVNVALNDMRGNLGGTLSEVSWVITAYAIGNVIIVPMTSWLSQQFGRRNYFAASIIIFTVASFLCGNANNIWELVFFRLIQGLGGGALLVTAQTLITESYPPEKRGIAQAIYGLGVIVGPTLGPPLGGYIVDHYSWPYIFYINIPLGIIAAMLTLQFVRSPRFSQKKAANEIDYWGIVLLAVAVGSLQYVLEKGQEEDWFNDEIIILLTVTSVFGFFFFIWREWTYKNPIVNLRVLANGNLRVGTILSFILGFGLYGSTFIIPLYTQATLGWTATQSGMLMVPAAIVTAMMMPIVGQLIQRGVKQQYLVSAGMVFFFIYSYWGYLILTPDTGKDAFFNMLIVRGIGLGLLFVPITTLALSTLKGREIGEGAAFTGMMRQLGGSFGVAVITTYLARQNMLHRNDLVSKLDINNPSVMQRVEGLQQSFMAKGMPADVALKSGYKILDYTVTKQAQVMSYMDVFLYLGLMFLICVPFVLWTKSGKTKVDPSSVH; encoded by the coding sequence ATGGAATTACAGGAATCACTCGTCGAATATGGTTTCCGCAGGGTCATCATTACGATAACAGCTGTACTGTGCGCGTTGCTCGAAATCGTTGACACCACCATTGTCAATGTGGCGCTCAACGACATGCGGGGAAACCTGGGCGGTACATTATCCGAAGTGAGCTGGGTTATTACGGCTTATGCCATTGGTAATGTGATCATTGTGCCCATGACCAGCTGGCTTTCGCAGCAGTTTGGCCGCCGCAATTACTTTGCCGCTTCGATCATTATTTTTACGGTTGCCTCCTTTCTTTGCGGCAATGCGAACAACATCTGGGAACTTGTGTTTTTCAGATTAATACAAGGCTTGGGCGGCGGCGCATTGCTCGTAACCGCACAAACTTTGATTACCGAAAGTTACCCACCCGAAAAGCGCGGGATTGCGCAGGCCATTTACGGTCTGGGTGTAATCGTGGGTCCAACATTGGGCCCGCCGCTAGGAGGTTACATTGTGGATCATTACAGCTGGCCGTACATTTTTTACATCAACATTCCGCTCGGCATCATTGCCGCCATGCTGACTTTGCAATTTGTTAGAAGTCCAAGGTTTTCGCAAAAGAAAGCAGCGAATGAAATCGATTACTGGGGCATAGTGCTGCTGGCCGTTGCCGTAGGTTCGCTCCAATATGTGTTGGAAAAAGGGCAGGAAGAAGACTGGTTCAATGACGAAATCATTATTCTGTTAACGGTAACCTCTGTTTTTGGCTTCTTTTTCTTCATCTGGCGAGAATGGACTTATAAAAATCCGATCGTTAACCTCCGCGTTTTAGCGAATGGAAACCTGCGCGTCGGGACCATTTTATCCTTCATCCTTGGGTTCGGATTATATGGTTCAACTTTCATCATTCCTTTGTACACGCAGGCCACATTAGGCTGGACGGCGACGCAATCGGGGATGCTGATGGTGCCCGCGGCGATTGTTACGGCCATGATGATGCCCATTGTGGGTCAGCTCATTCAGCGTGGGGTGAAGCAGCAATATCTGGTTTCGGCCGGGATGGTCTTCTTCTTTATATACAGTTACTGGGGTTACCTCATCCTTACGCCTGACACCGGAAAAGATGCGTTCTTCAACATGCTGATCGTGCGTGGAATTGGCTTAGGATTGTTATTTGTCCCGATCACAACATTAGCGTTATCAACATTAAAAGGCAGGGAAATCGGTGAAGGAGCCGCATTTACAGGAATGATGCGGCAGCTGGGCGGTTCGTTCGGCGTGGCGGTGATCACAACTTACCTGGCCCGCCAGAATATGCTGCACCGTAATGACCTTGTGAGCAAGCTGGACATCAATAATCCGTCTGTCATGCAGCGTGTCGAAGGTTTGCAGCAATCATTTATGGCCAAAGGAATGCCTGCGGATGTGGCCCTGAAAAGCGGTTACAAGATCCTGGACTATACGGTCACAAAACAGGCGCAGGTGATGTCCTACATGGACGTGTTCCTTTATCTGGGACTCATGTTCCTCATCTGCGTCCCCTTCGTACTCTGGACCAAAAGCGGCAAAACCAAGGTTGATCCATCATCTGTACATTAA
- a CDS encoding HlyD family secretion protein, which produces METRQNTLETEEAPKKKSYTFVIILCVLIAIGGTWGFNKYNHGLHHEETDDAQIDANISPVIPRISGYVTEIKVKDNQTVKKGDTLIVLDNRDQLIKLEQAKAGLAGSQGSLVVANATTNASQASGITYQANVSIVEAQIEEAKVNVWRANQDFARYENLIKDHSITQQEYEQASATKQKAERQLAVLVAQKNAAERQAKAAGSQTRATSVQTNVANANIKARQAEIANAELNLSYTVITAPTDGRVSKVNAQVGQFLQAGQSLFSIISTTEPWVVANFKETQLTKMKLGQHVKIHVDAYPDHEFEAKVASFSPATGARFALLPPDNASGNFVKVVQRLPVRIEFTQPNDQRIAELRPGMNVFVDVELN; this is translated from the coding sequence ATGGAAACCAGACAAAATACATTGGAAACAGAGGAAGCTCCAAAAAAGAAAAGCTACACATTCGTGATCATTCTTTGCGTGCTGATTGCGATCGGCGGAACGTGGGGTTTTAACAAATACAACCACGGATTGCATCACGAAGAAACAGATGACGCGCAGATCGACGCCAACATTAGCCCTGTAATTCCCAGGATATCAGGTTATGTAACAGAAATTAAAGTAAAGGACAACCAAACTGTTAAAAAAGGCGACACATTAATCGTGCTTGACAACCGCGATCAGCTGATCAAGCTGGAACAGGCAAAAGCCGGACTGGCGGGATCGCAGGGAAGTTTGGTCGTAGCCAATGCAACCACGAATGCATCGCAGGCAAGCGGCATCACGTATCAGGCGAATGTGTCGATTGTAGAAGCGCAGATTGAAGAAGCGAAAGTGAATGTATGGCGGGCAAATCAGGATTTTGCGCGTTACGAAAACCTGATCAAAGACCATTCGATCACGCAGCAGGAATATGAGCAGGCTTCTGCAACGAAACAAAAAGCAGAGCGTCAGCTGGCTGTTTTGGTGGCGCAGAAAAACGCAGCGGAACGCCAGGCAAAAGCAGCAGGCAGCCAGACTCGGGCAACTTCCGTGCAAACCAATGTTGCCAATGCAAACATTAAGGCACGCCAGGCAGAAATTGCCAATGCAGAGCTAAACCTTTCTTACACAGTCATTACGGCGCCGACAGATGGCCGCGTTTCGAAAGTGAATGCGCAGGTGGGCCAGTTTTTACAGGCCGGTCAGTCGCTGTTCAGCATTATCTCCACTACGGAGCCCTGGGTTGTTGCGAATTTCAAAGAGACGCAGTTGACCAAAATGAAATTGGGACAACACGTGAAAATCCATGTGGATGCTTATCCGGATCATGAATTTGAAGCAAAAGTGGCTTCATTCTCGCCAGCAACAGGCGCAAGATTCGCTTTGCTTCCTCCTGATAATGCAAGTGGAAACTTTGTAAAAGTGGTGCAGCGTCTGCCGGTAAGAATTGAATTTACCCAGCCAAACGACCAGCGCATAGCAGAATTAAGACCGGGCATGAACGTGTTCGTGGATGTGGAATTGAACTAA
- a CDS encoding TolC family protein, with amino-acid sequence MNTTTRTKRMVFAIASVFWLAATAHSFAQEQRKLTLEEAIEMSLQNSKQLKLSQTNVDLAGLSIKQIRENQLPSLSVSGSYLRLNSPNINLKLPRNGNDSTQTSSPEVHQVMYGMASASLPIFSGFRFKYGLESAHYLEQAAKLDAENDRDAVIQNTVAAYSNLYKAKKSVDLVAENLLRERERVAEFTNREKNGMLARNDLMKAKLQESNIELALLDAENDLKVTTINMNLLLGMPENTVLAADSASFITLKEEGIATEWEQTAISHRKDIAANGIRQKAANSDIKVVRADFYPNVALTAGYVALSIPGVATIPNAMNAGIGVRYDIGSLWKSGAKMEQAKTRVYQLKTNEQILLDRIHLEVNTAYYNYVLSKRKIDVYAKAVEQANENYRITKNKYDNSLVTTTELLDADVAQVQSRINYEAAKADAIVAYKKLEQSAGVIN; translated from the coding sequence ATGAACACCACAACCAGGACTAAAAGAATGGTTTTTGCGATCGCCAGCGTGTTCTGGCTCGCCGCAACCGCTCATTCGTTCGCCCAGGAACAGCGCAAGTTGACGCTGGAAGAAGCGATTGAAATGAGTTTACAAAACAGCAAACAGCTCAAACTAAGTCAGACCAACGTGGACCTTGCCGGTCTGAGTATTAAGCAGATCCGGGAGAATCAGTTGCCTAGTCTGAGCGTTTCGGGATCTTACCTGAGATTGAATTCTCCGAACATTAACCTCAAACTACCCAGGAACGGGAACGACAGCACGCAAACAAGTTCTCCCGAAGTGCACCAGGTAATGTACGGAATGGCGAGCGCATCTCTTCCGATTTTTTCAGGTTTCCGATTTAAATATGGCTTGGAATCAGCACATTACCTGGAACAAGCAGCTAAGCTGGACGCCGAAAACGACCGGGATGCCGTGATCCAGAACACCGTGGCAGCGTATAGCAATTTGTACAAAGCAAAAAAATCGGTGGATCTGGTTGCAGAGAACCTGTTGCGGGAACGTGAGCGCGTAGCGGAATTTACAAACCGTGAAAAAAACGGAATGCTCGCCAGAAACGATTTGATGAAAGCGAAATTACAGGAATCGAACATTGAGCTTGCCTTGCTGGACGCTGAAAACGATCTGAAAGTAACGACCATTAATATGAACCTCCTGCTGGGCATGCCTGAAAACACGGTGCTTGCAGCGGATTCGGCCAGCTTTATCACATTGAAGGAGGAAGGCATCGCGACGGAGTGGGAGCAAACGGCCATTTCTCACCGCAAAGATATTGCCGCAAATGGCATCCGTCAGAAGGCAGCAAACTCGGATATTAAGGTTGTTAGGGCGGATTTTTATCCCAATGTGGCCTTAACCGCCGGTTATGTGGCGCTCAGCATTCCAGGTGTCGCCACGATCCCAAATGCGATGAATGCGGGGATTGGCGTACGTTATGACATTGGATCGCTTTGGAAATCGGGTGCAAAAATGGAGCAGGCCAAAACGAGAGTTTATCAGCTGAAAACGAATGAGCAGATCCTCCTGGACCGCATTCACCTGGAAGTCAACACGGCTTATTACAATTATGTTTTGAGCAAAAGAAAAATCGATGTGTACGCCAAGGCGGTGGAGCAAGCCAATGAAAATTACCGGATTACTAAAAATAAATACGATAACAGCCTGGTAACCACCACAGAATTACTCGATGCAGACGTGGCCCAGGTGCAATCCCGCATCAACTACGAAGCCGCCAAGGCCGACGCTATCGTAGCCTACAAAAAACTAGAACAATCAGCCGGAGTAATTAACTAA
- a CDS encoding TetR/AcrR family transcriptional regulator produces the protein MEYNTKQIQIIEVAERLFADKGFAGTSVRDIAQEANVNVSMISYYFGSKEKLIEALFAMRMGESRSRMETLLSNEDLIPIQKINILIDSAIDRLMGNQCFHNIMMREQLSSERTPTISEHIRTLKMRNIQLMQKLIEEGQAQGAFRKNIDLSLMTTTLYGTINYAIATQEFYKRINGLEDMEEAEFQTHLRRKLSQHLKSLFKSTVTNEHHNQD, from the coding sequence ATGGAATATAACACAAAGCAAATACAAATTATAGAAGTCGCTGAACGCCTGTTCGCCGACAAAGGGTTTGCGGGAACTTCGGTGCGGGACATCGCGCAGGAGGCCAATGTGAATGTGTCGATGATCTCCTATTATTTCGGATCCAAGGAAAAACTGATCGAGGCACTTTTTGCAATGCGGATGGGTGAGTCCCGCTCGCGGATGGAAACCTTGCTGAGTAACGAAGATCTAATCCCCATTCAGAAAATCAACATCCTGATAGACAGTGCTATTGACCGCCTGATGGGAAACCAATGCTTTCACAACATTATGATGCGCGAGCAGCTTTCCTCGGAACGCACGCCCACCATTTCGGAGCATATCAGGACTTTAAAAATGCGCAATATTCAATTGATGCAGAAGCTGATCGAGGAAGGACAAGCCCAGGGCGCATTTCGCAAGAACATTGACCTCAGCCTGATGACCACAACATTATATGGGACGATCAATTACGCAATCGCCACACAAGAATTTTACAAGCGTATCAATGGTCTGGAAGACATGGAAGAGGCTGAATTTCAGACGCATCTGAGAAGAAAGTTAAGCCAGCACTTAAAAAGTTTATTTAAATCAACAGTAACTAATGAACACCACAACCAGGACTAA
- a CDS encoding zinc-dependent metalloprotease, whose protein sequence is MKILFTKNLGLILLFLAACNVALAQQSLPVCGTNDSLSASRLQKFARVKDLTRARTANEQKLEYRLALDINYKTYMLYDGDKTLITRRAVEFINRASAIFERDINVKLTITSILIWDKPEPYALDEDFQYYGNVQNYWASNRNDERDAVVSLSSRDGWFYGGYRMCSSNFPRPEMPDLAVDLLCHELGHTLGSPHTHNCSWPGGPIDRCTTLEGSNSECEEGYQESVNGSLMSYCRSVLRFHPLCQNLMRNYAEGNMDGNFRLNAIQANPNAPDSLIVCEDDAQNASNTPSFRWKTPFGVDQYRFQIASDAAFTNIVEDTLIAQSHFTSAGQGEGSYFARVGTGQIPKAVLWSPTLSFSISSFNQKSASPLLMNALWRNDGLFSGRLQQYEGIESYQIEVIDKNQSYRVIYHDFLVTSQKIQHFNIILRPKGSERYAVRLRVKKNNVFSQWTDAQYFFPPWNTTLLPATNLSNAAAKPIIAVSTLISSMHTGFWQSIEIASDAAFKNVIFKDSIALSEMNGAFANKGVFQPGLQENQAYFGRTRAQYMPGIFTAWKNFEIKTNWDDSRFEFLGVVSKNLLSTSNGYGVLKNRFYNAGDKLYVYEFSNGFYTTKDLKTWQASTIATTKGKSPNTIHFFGARWDDVFAMSFNALLKRKVDGTYDRSFANEKFFSDELAPLVITASTGVFFKTFDRGVGRFLNGEWTFYGQDVLGSNHVICVAADAADNAWAVMEGGLVYSFKDNHWAPQPHLNGYPGIAGIAFDSQQNLFAYGEWGVSKLRKNSETWEPLFSLPGYMIRKIIFDKNNQMWAAAYGYPDQNYEPHALIRYKDQKTTAYADGLNILKEPFDITIFNDKLLILTTGGEIHSFQENEFQRFQPKASYNAGEEITVTLTTNTTFGKNNETTFVLRNTANNAITKITGVNMTGRAYTLTIPADIMGGTYQLRTATTEPEVTSNESVAFKIMASPNANRPDEVTLMQNVPNPAGASTDIAFFLPADEQMTLTLYNVKGQRIKLLADGKFPAGWHIAKLDGPLLPSGIYIYQLKAGNVTKTLRMVR, encoded by the coding sequence ATGAAAATACTTTTTACCAAAAACCTTGGGCTGATCCTTCTTTTTCTGGCAGCTTGTAATGTAGCCTTGGCTCAGCAAAGTCTTCCAGTCTGTGGCACAAATGATTCATTATCAGCATCCCGGCTTCAAAAATTCGCTCGCGTAAAAGACCTCACCCGCGCCAGAACGGCCAATGAGCAAAAACTGGAATACAGGCTCGCCCTCGACATTAATTATAAAACATATATGCTCTACGACGGAGATAAGACCCTGATTACAAGGCGCGCCGTCGAATTCATCAATCGTGCCTCCGCTATTTTCGAGCGGGATATTAATGTGAAACTGACCATCACGTCAATCCTGATCTGGGACAAACCCGAGCCGTATGCCCTGGATGAGGATTTTCAGTATTATGGCAATGTTCAGAATTACTGGGCATCCAACCGAAATGACGAGAGGGACGCAGTGGTGAGCCTTTCGAGCCGGGATGGCTGGTTTTATGGCGGCTATCGCATGTGTTCTTCCAATTTTCCAAGGCCCGAAATGCCTGACCTTGCCGTAGACCTACTTTGTCATGAGCTTGGGCACACATTAGGCTCTCCGCATACGCATAACTGCTCGTGGCCAGGAGGCCCGATCGACCGCTGTACGACTTTGGAAGGTTCGAATTCGGAGTGCGAAGAAGGCTATCAGGAATCTGTCAATGGTTCTCTGATGTCCTATTGCCGGTCTGTTTTGCGTTTTCACCCTTTGTGCCAGAACCTGATGCGGAATTATGCCGAGGGCAATATGGATGGGAATTTCAGACTAAATGCCATTCAGGCAAACCCGAACGCGCCGGATTCATTGATCGTTTGTGAGGATGACGCTCAAAACGCCTCAAATACGCCTTCATTTCGCTGGAAAACGCCTTTTGGTGTAGACCAATATCGCTTCCAGATTGCCAGCGATGCTGCTTTCACCAACATTGTGGAGGACACATTGATTGCCCAGTCACATTTCACATCTGCCGGGCAAGGCGAAGGATCCTATTTTGCGCGCGTAGGCACCGGGCAGATTCCAAAGGCTGTATTATGGTCGCCTACGCTGTCATTTTCTATCTCGTCATTTAACCAAAAATCTGCTTCACCGCTGTTAATGAATGCTTTATGGAGAAATGATGGATTATTTTCCGGGCGTTTACAGCAATACGAGGGCATCGAATCCTATCAGATTGAAGTGATTGATAAGAACCAGAGTTATCGTGTTATCTATCATGATTTCCTCGTTACCAGCCAAAAAATTCAGCATTTCAACATTATACTCAGGCCCAAAGGCTCCGAACGATATGCCGTTCGGCTTCGGGTGAAAAAGAACAATGTATTCAGCCAATGGACTGATGCCCAGTATTTCTTCCCACCATGGAACACCACGTTGTTGCCCGCTACAAATCTTTCCAATGCTGCCGCCAAGCCCATTATCGCGGTTTCGACGCTCATCTCATCCATGCACACCGGGTTTTGGCAGAGCATTGAGATTGCCAGTGACGCTGCATTCAAAAATGTTATTTTCAAAGATTCCATTGCGCTCAGCGAAATGAATGGTGCTTTCGCTAACAAGGGTGTTTTTCAACCCGGTTTACAGGAAAACCAGGCTTATTTTGGTCGGACCAGAGCGCAGTATATGCCTGGTATTTTCACTGCCTGGAAAAATTTCGAAATAAAAACCAATTGGGATGATTCGCGATTTGAATTCCTGGGCGTAGTTTCCAAAAACCTGCTTTCTACTTCAAATGGATATGGCGTGCTGAAAAACCGTTTTTATAATGCCGGTGACAAACTGTACGTCTACGAATTCAGCAACGGCTTTTATACAACGAAAGACCTCAAAACCTGGCAAGCCAGCACCATAGCAACGACAAAAGGCAAGAGCCCTAACACCATCCATTTTTTCGGCGCCAGATGGGACGACGTTTTCGCGATGAGCTTCAATGCGTTGCTCAAACGCAAGGTCGACGGAACATATGACAGAAGTTTTGCCAACGAAAAGTTTTTCTCGGACGAATTAGCGCCGCTTGTGATCACCGCTTCAACGGGTGTATTTTTCAAAACATTTGACCGCGGCGTCGGGCGGTTCCTGAATGGCGAATGGACATTTTACGGCCAGGATGTCCTTGGCAGCAATCACGTGATTTGCGTTGCAGCGGATGCCGCGGATAATGCATGGGCAGTAATGGAGGGTGGCCTGGTCTATTCATTTAAAGATAATCATTGGGCTCCGCAGCCTCATTTGAATGGTTATCCAGGCATTGCAGGCATTGCTTTTGACAGCCAGCAGAATCTTTTTGCCTATGGTGAATGGGGTGTTTCGAAACTGAGAAAAAATTCCGAAACCTGGGAGCCGCTCTTCTCATTGCCAGGTTACATGATCCGAAAAATCATTTTTGACAAAAACAATCAAATGTGGGCGGCTGCTTACGGTTATCCCGATCAGAATTACGAGCCGCATGCATTGATTAGGTATAAAGACCAAAAAACAACCGCTTATGCCGATGGCCTGAATATACTAAAAGAGCCGTTTGACATTACTATTTTCAATGATAAGCTGTTGATTCTCACAACCGGAGGCGAAATCCACTCGTTTCAGGAAAACGAGTTCCAGCGCTTCCAGCCCAAAGCATCCTACAATGCCGGCGAAGAAATAACCGTGACGCTGACCACAAACACGACTTTTGGAAAAAATAACGAAACCACCTTTGTCCTGCGCAACACCGCCAACAACGCAATCACAAAAATTACCGGCGTGAACATGACGGGCAGGGCTTACACCCTAACGATTCCAGCAGACATTATGGGCGGCACTTACCAGCTGAGAACCGCAACCACAGAACCGGAAGTGACTAGCAATGAAAGTGTTGCATTCAAAATCATGGCATCTCCCAATGCTAACAGGCCTGATGAAGTTACTTTGATGCAGAATGTTCCTAACCCAGCCGGTGCGAGCACGGACATTGCTTTTTTCCTCCCCGCTGATGAACAGATGACATTGACCTTATATAATGTTAAAGGACAAAGGATCAAATTATTAGCAGACGGCAAATTTCCTGCGGGCTGGCACATTGCGAAGCTTGACGGGCCGTTGCTTCCATCGGGGATTTACATTTATCAGCTCAAAGCCGGCAATGTGACGAAAACACTGAGAATGGTACGCTGA
- the ruvC gene encoding crossover junction endodeoxyribonuclease RuvC encodes MQQTDATEKVIIGVDPGTQVMGYGVISVKGQHITLVQYGVIHLSKYTTHELKLKKIFERITQLIEEYLPDEMAIEDPFYGKNPQSMLKLGRAQGVAMAAALARDIPIVEYSPKKVKQSVTGSGSASKEQVAYMLEKILNMELSREFMDATDGIAIAICHQYHANSPASVSAGSSKKSKKGGWGAFVSENPQRVK; translated from the coding sequence ATGCAGCAAACCGACGCTACCGAAAAAGTGATTATTGGAGTCGATCCCGGCACCCAGGTGATGGGTTACGGGGTGATTTCGGTGAAAGGCCAGCACATTACTTTGGTTCAATATGGTGTGATTCATCTGAGCAAATATACTACGCACGAGTTGAAGTTAAAGAAAATCTTTGAGCGCATCACCCAGCTCATCGAGGAATATCTGCCCGACGAAATGGCGATTGAAGATCCATTTTACGGCAAAAATCCGCAATCCATGCTCAAACTTGGCCGCGCGCAAGGCGTGGCGATGGCCGCCGCCCTCGCCAGGGACATTCCGATCGTCGAATATTCGCCTAAAAAGGTTAAACAGTCGGTGACAGGCAGCGGAAGCGCTTCCAAGGAGCAGGTTGCCTATATGCTGGAAAAAATCCTGAACATGGAACTGAGCCGCGAATTTATGGACGCCACCGACGGAATCGCGATTGCCATTTGCCACCAATATCACGCCAATTCACCTGCTTCTGTTTCAGCCGGCTCTTCCAAAAAATCTAAAAAAGGCGGCTGGGGCGCGTTTGTAAGCGAGAATCCGCAGCGCGTTAAATAA
- a CDS encoding lysylphosphatidylglycerol synthase transmembrane domain-containing protein has protein sequence MVQDKELSPAKEKRNLQNLLWLGKLIITLLILSYIYKTFRNEQKGIGDVGAVFHDILVVDHFPILFIMLLLVPVNWALESLKWQQLAKKVVDISFRDAFRGTLTGLAFGVAAPAQLGDTIGRVAALKSDRRLEAIGAAIVSNGIQFYISVVAGAVGWFHLQEKIGLSLQSKQVINVVLAVVIISGILVIQFRKPLTDWHPRRKVFQKMHTYLRIIGNYAAWDIGVSTLYGSLRYAVFLSQFVLALSLFNFPVPALELASAVSLIFLAKTLIPAINVLGDLGLREFTALLVFKQYHLPADEIIAATFLVWILNVLGPILIGIFLIWKYKWSKMKFSGSNN, from the coding sequence ATGGTGCAAGATAAGGAACTCTCCCCTGCCAAAGAAAAAAGAAACCTGCAAAACCTCCTCTGGCTGGGCAAGCTCATCATCACGCTCCTGATCCTGAGTTACATCTATAAAACATTCCGGAATGAGCAAAAAGGCATCGGCGACGTCGGCGCTGTTTTTCATGATATCCTTGTGGTTGATCATTTCCCGATCTTGTTTATTATGCTGCTGCTGGTGCCCGTCAACTGGGCGCTTGAAAGTTTGAAATGGCAGCAACTGGCAAAAAAAGTGGTTGATATCAGCTTCCGGGACGCATTTCGGGGCACATTAACCGGCCTTGCATTTGGCGTTGCGGCCCCGGCGCAGCTTGGCGACACCATCGGGCGCGTGGCTGCATTGAAGTCGGACCGGCGGCTGGAAGCGATTGGAGCAGCGATTGTTTCCAATGGCATTCAGTTTTACATTTCCGTGGTGGCCGGTGCGGTGGGCTGGTTTCATTTGCAGGAAAAAATAGGGCTTTCTCTGCAAAGCAAACAGGTGATTAATGTAGTCCTTGCCGTGGTGATTATTTCCGGGATTTTGGTTATACAGTTCCGCAAACCACTCACCGACTGGCATCCTAGGCGCAAAGTTTTCCAGAAAATGCACACTTATCTTCGCATTATCGGCAATTACGCTGCATGGGATATTGGTGTTTCTACGTTATATGGGTCGCTGCGTTACGCCGTGTTCCTGAGCCAGTTCGTCCTGGCGCTATCCCTTTTCAACTTTCCCGTTCCTGCGCTTGAACTCGCCTCTGCGGTTTCGTTGATTTTTCTGGCCAAAACGCTGATCCCGGCTATCAATGTGCTGGGTGATCTTGGGCTGAGGGAATTCACTGCTTTGCTGGTTTTTAAACAATATCATTTGCCTGCGGACGAGATTATCGCGGCAACTTTTTTGGTCTGGATACTCAATGTGCTCGGACCGATCCTGATCGGGATTTTCCTGATCTGGAAATATAAATGGAGTAAGATGAAATTTTCCGGCTCCAATAACTAA